The Cellulomonas flavigena DSM 20109 DNA segment ATCAATCCGACCTGCGAACGTCCCGTCCAGAACGGGCTGTACGGCGGGTGCCCGACGCAAGGTGTCCTCGACAGCGGGATGCACTGGTTCCGCACCGCCGTCAGCGCGACCGACCTCTGCGGCCCTGTCCCGGCCGAGTGCGCGACGTACACGAGCTCGGACAAGTTCGTCGAGCTGAACAACGGAGCCATCCGCCCTGCCGCGCTGGGCCCGACGAACAGCTCCGCCTACAACCTGACCGCGTCCCCTGCCTTCAACAACACCGATCCGCATCTGGCGCTGAACCCGCAGACCTCGGTCTTCGCGTATCACTTCAACTACGTGCCGTCGCCGGGCAGTCCGCTCTCCGGCTTCGGATCCCTCGACCTTGCGCTCCGCCCGGCTGACCCAGCCAGGGGTCAGTGCCTCGGCCCGAACCGGGGCCAGATGCAGTTCGGCGTCGACCTGACGCACTGAGCCCGGGGGACGGCCCTCGCCGGTGGCGCTCGCGGAGGCCCGCCTGACGGCGAGGGTCGTCCGTCGCCGCGTTGGGTCCGGGGACTCGCCCAGGTCGTCGGGTGACGACCGTCCGCGCCCCTGCGCCCGGCCTACCGCAGGGCGCGCAGGTCGTCGAGGTCGCCGTCGAAGACGTTCATGTCGATGAACGACTCCTGGCCGTCGTACCCGTCGAGGCGGTCGCGGTTCGAGTACTGCCAGGGTGACCGTGCCGTCCTCCTCGGCCCACATCGCGACGGGCAGCACCACGTCCGCCCGGGCCGCCGACTCGGAGAGGAACAGGTCGGCGACGACGAGGAAGTCGAGCGCGTCGAGCCGGTCGGTGACCCGGCCCGCGTCGGGAGCGGACACGCCGACGTTCGACGCGAGCAGCAGCAGCGTCCGCACCCCGCCGGAGGTGCCGAGAGCGCGCAGCATCTCGGTGGCGGACACCCCCGGCCCCGGCAGGCGCGTCGGGTCGACGCCCCACACTCCCGCGACGTGGGCGCGGTCCGCGCGGTCGGCGAGCTTGCGGTACCCGGGCAGCTGGTCGGCCTTCTGCCCGTGCTCGCGCCCGCCCTGCCCGTTGCCCTGACCGGTGAGCGTCCCGTACCCCGAACCCGGGCGCCCCGGCAGCCCGAGCGCGAGCGCCAGGTTGACGAACGCCTGCGCGGTCGCCGTCCCCGACGCGTGCTGCTCGGCGCCCCGTGCCGTCACCACCATCGCGGTGGCCGCCGTCCCCAGCAGCTCCGCGACCGCCTCCAGGTCACGCGCGGGGACGCCCGTGATCCGCTCCACCCGGTCCGGCCAGTACCCGGTCACCGACTCGCGGACCGTCTCGAACCCCATCGTCCGCGCCGCGACGTACTCCTCGTCCACCCAGCCCCGGCGCACCACCAGGTGCAGCAGACCGTTGGCCAGGGCGGCGTCGGTGCCGGGGCGCGGCTGCAGGTGCAGGTGCGCCGCGCGCGCCGTGGCCGTGGTGCGCGGGTCGACGACCACGTGCCGGGCACCGCGCTCGCGGCCGGCTTCCAGGTGCTGGACGAGCGGCGGCATGGTCTCGGCCGGGTTCGCGCCGACCAGGAGCAGGACGTCGGCCAGGGCCAGGTCCGCGACGGGGAACGGCAGCCCGCGGTCGATCCCGAACGTGCGGGTGGCGGCGGCCGCGGCCGACGACATGCACCAGCGGCCGTTGTAGTCGATCGAGCGCGTCCGCAGCACCGTCCGGGCGAACTTGCCCAGCAGGTACGCCTTCTCGTTGGTCAGGCCGCCGCCGCCGAAGCACCCGACCGCGTCGCGGCCGTACCGCCGCTGCGTCGCCCGGACGGCCGCGGCGACGGCGTCGAGCGCCTCGTCCCACGTCGCCTCCCGCAGCGCCGAGGAGCGGTCACCGGCGAAGGTCCGCACGAGCGGGGTCGTGAGCCGCTCGGGGTGCGCGAGCAGGTCGGCCGCCGACCAGCCCTTGGCGCACAGTCCGCCTCGGTTCGTCGGGAAGTCCGCCGGGGTCAGCCGCACGTCGGGTCGCTCGTGCCCCGGGCGGCGCGACACGTGGAGCTCCATGCCGCACTGCAGCGCGCAGTACGGGCAGTGCGTCGCCACCGTCCGGACCGGTTCGGTGCCCGGCACGGCCGTCGGCGACGCGAGCTCCGGCCTCATCGCTCGATGGTGTGGTGCTCCGGTTACGCACGGTCCGCCGCGGCGTAACCGCCGCGTTTCAGGGCGGACGCGTCAGAGCAACGCCCATCGTCCGGAGGCCGCAGCAGCCATCGCCAGGACGGAGATCCTGCATCTCGCCCAGCGAGCCGACTGGGACGATGCGCTGGTCGGCGGTCCGGCCCGCACCTCCACGCGGCGCGTCCTTAGACGACGTACCAGGGCGGCCCGCCGGTGGCCGGTGGGTCCACCGCGTACGCCAGGTCGGCGCCGTGCTCGGAGATCGCGAGCAGTGACCACCGCGCAGGGTCGACCGCGTTCGTGGCCTCGATCCCGACCGGTGCGTCGGGACCGTACCCGTCCGGCCGGTGCAGGGTCGCGAGCGTGTACTCGAGGTCGTGCAGCGCCTCGAACGCGGTGACGAGGTGGGCGGGGAGCGGCCCGTCGGCGGTCCCTGCGACGCGCACCTCGAACTCGTCGTCCGGCGGCTCGAAGCCGGGGTGGTCGACGTGCGCGAGCCGCAGCGCGGGCGCGTCGAGCACCGCGGACCACAGGAGCAGTCCGTCGGCCCATGCACCGGCGTCGGGCTCGTCGCCCGGGCTGCTCGGTGCCCAGTGCAGGCCCAGGCCGTCGAGTGTCCGCCGGACCCAGTCGGCGTAGCGCAGGGTCGGGTCGGTCGTGCGGACCTCGTCGAGCCAGGCCCGCTCGCCGACGTGCACGTAGCCCTGCCGTTCGAGCGCTCGGAGCGTGTTGCGGCGGGCGTCGAGCACCTCGGTGGCGAGCCGGTGCGTGCGCGTCGCGACGAGCGACCCGACGCGGGCGTCGACGCGGAGCCGCGCGTGCTCCGTCACCGTGAGGCTGCCGCGTCGGTGACTGGTGCCGGGCTGCACGTGCATGAGGGCGATCCTCTCGCGGGCGTCAGGTTGTCAAGGGTGCTTGACACCGGCGCATCCAGTCAAGCATCCTTGTCCTGACAAGGACGCTTGACATCTGAGGTGGCCATGGAGAACG contains these protein-coding regions:
- a CDS encoding molybdopterin oxidoreductase family protein, with the translated sequence MRPELASPTAVPGTEPVRTVATHCPYCALQCGMELHVSRRPGHERPDVRLTPADFPTNRGGLCAKGWSAADLLAHPERLTTPLVRTFAGDRSSALREATWDEALDAVAAAVRATQRRYGRDAVGCFGGGGLTNEKAYLLGKFARTVLRTRSIDYNGRWCMSSAAAAATRTFGIDRGLPFPVADLALADVLLLVGANPAETMPPLVQHLEAGRERGARHVVVDPRTTATARAAHLHLQPRPGTDAALANGLLHLVVRRGWVDEEYVAARTMGFETVRESVTGYWPDRVERITGVPARDLEAVAELLGTAATAMVVTARGAEQHASGTATAQAFVNLALALGLPGRPGSGYGTLTGQGNGQGGREHGQKADQLPGYRKLADRADRAHVAGVWGVDPTRLPGPGVSATEMLRALGTSGGVRTLLLLASNVGVSAPDAGRVTDRLDALDFLVVADLFLSESAARADVVLPVAMWAEEDGTVTLAVLEPRPPRRVRRPGVVHRHERLRRRPRRPARPAVGRAQGRGRSSPDDLGESPDPTRRRTTLAVRRASASATGEGRPPGSVRQVDAELHLAPVRAEALTPGWVSRAERKVEGSEAGERTARRRHVVEVIREDRGLRVQRQMRIGVVEGRGRGQVVGGAVRRAQRGRADGSVVQLDELVRARVRRALGRDRAAEVGRADGGAEPVHPAVEDTLRRAPAVQPVLDGTFAGRIDEQGHATGVTGEVHVSGRAQRGGDVEGGRGQGVRRGPRQLRGDAVAADEVRRGAVRPPQRRLVAPDDPAGLQHGSIHHARSGTVLVGPVMATAGFRAVPDLDVEPAVAAR